The DNA window gttgaaacgtacctggagcgttgcataggccgaaaggcatgcgccggtatgcataagttccgaatgggcaagtgaaggtggtcttatcctggtcttcaggatccacgtagatttggaaatatccgctgtacccatccaagaagcaaaagtacttcttcccagcgagtcgctccaacatctggtcgataaaaggcagagggaagtgatccttccttgttgcattgttcagcttgcggtaatcgatgcacattcgccaacccgtgactagcctcgttggaatcagctcattcctctcattttggacgacttggattcccgacttctttggaaccatgtggatcgggctgacccactcactgtctggcactgaatagataatccctagcgacaacaacttcaagatttccttcaatatttcctctcgcatgttagggtttactttcctttgggcatctcgatgtgcctttgctccctcttccagcctaatatggtgcatgcagacgtcggggctaattccaactaaatctgtaagactccatccaatcgccttcttgttcttgctcagcacggtcagtagcctagcttcttgttccttcgtaaggctgctgctgatgatcactggataggagttctcacctccgaggaaggcatacttcaaattcgagggtaacttcttcagctcaacttggggtggaagtgtgtcttcggttagggggtttttctcggactcttcccctttttctaaatctccttctgatggttcttctatactgactggtagctgagcccctgcggctcctatgaactccgacttttgacaaaaatccttgattgctccttcaatttcttcatcggtcaacccctggctactgatcagatcacaccatgcagcagcttctacgtcagcctgttcataaacatctaaagcctggagtttctcctgcaatagttcggtctcaagaaaatcttggactaaagggtcaatcacatcaacatagcatagattttcagaatcaataggtttcttcatggcatcatttatatcaaaggtaaacttctccccatgaaaatcaatgcaaatagtcccctcagccatatccatgatcgtcttggccgttctcaaaaatggtcttcctaacaagactccactagactccctcgcttcatgctcactcattttgatcacataaaaatcagcagggtatgtaaaatcatgcactctaactaatacattctctaaaactcccttcggacttatgcacgacctatcagccagttggatcaatactctagtacttgacagcctcactcccttcaaccggttatagatagacaatggcatgacatttatagacgcccccaaatcacacattgcatgttcgaccttcacatctccaatagttattggtaaggtaaacatacctgggtcggctctcttgggtggtaacgtctcttgcactattgctgacgctatcccttccaccataatcttgccatctttctgggctctcccggctatgaagtcctttatgaatttcccaagagggggtagtttcacggcttggagaaatggtatggtgacatccaacttcccaaaaatcgacaaatagtcaaccgggttctctttcttcctctttgtaacaaatcggaatgggaatggtttctccccttttttctcatctacttgtcccttagcaaccttcttggagtctttccgaggtagttcctgagtctgggcttccattctgggctcttcctctcgatgaggttccttcctggtcagtagggtttcgggttcatctcctacaattggtgtagcatccaagaagaatggatcctgcatctgaggcataggcctccctagttcttccgctgaaacggtatcgcctcctatcttcgttccgttagatcctccactaggtcgtttgggttgaggcgcgtcataagtagttccggtccgcaacgtaaccttactcacatttaccttgtcgggcatttggactgtagatgggagtttacctgcatttcccttcaaatcccccaccgaactggccagttgggctaactgcctattcatcatatccatgttcgccttatgttctttctgggcattttgcatcccctgcacgacctcgttatgggattgcaagtctcctttgatgctctgttgtgacgctagcatttcacccatcatgtccacaacggacctccttggcctgttcggattttggaaatgattcggcccttggtgttgatagttctggaagttttgctggccttgattaggcgggtattggttatactgggcaggagggacgtactgatcttgaggatattgattctggtgctgggcttgaaactgattttggttctgatggtattggggtgcatgatttggctgattttggaaactgtggaagtttctctggtggggtggtacataaacaggattcgggctttggctttgtgggctttgattttgggtttgttggtttcttcctgaccagttgggctggtagtctgggtttgctagtccacggttagggttttggtttggattggggttatactggttctgtccttggttctgattttggcccccgtctccccatcgaaagtttggatgatccctccatggtgcatcccgttgtctaccctgaatccaatgcccactggaattgaagtaccccgcagcattgacctgttccatattcacgtagtcactaggctgttcatagttcagtccttgatttccctgttctgcacttttgtaattcccagctgggggaggtggtggggtgcttttctcgatcgcactcagaagtgacttcttcagctcatccatcttcaagtccattttctgctccagtttattttcctgatcagtagacgagacaacagcagcccgctctcggttgtatccttcccttgaatggtcatactctttctttgcattcagtagcttccttaggactctcttcgcttcgctgacccgtaattgtgtgaagcttcctcctgacgatgaatttgctagatccttggttaccgcgttcataccttcgtagaaagtatgatgcacttcaatgtccgccatgcgatggttgggacatgattccaaaagacccatgtatcttgcccaataatcgctcaagggttcatcatacccttgcttcacattagttatttcccttttcagcgcgcttgtctttgatgacgggaaaaactcgcctaggaatgctgacttgaaatcggcccaagtctcaatggagttggggggcaggcgcatgaaccaggtgttggcttcccccttgagcacaaatggcaaggccttcaacctataatcatcctcattcgcttctgctggtctcctctgcgccctacaaattttacaaaactcatgcagaaactcatacggcccttcatagctcttcccacagtatgtaggcagaatcgcgatcacatgaggcttcacatcgcaggcggtttgccctggagtgacgactatggcttgcgatggttctccctcggtatgctcgttaagggtaccgatctctggatcctcatctccgttggcggccatctgaactggaatgccttccaacagtggtatctcctctggtattggtccttctatgttgtattgctcttcgtcgctactcgaacctaagtcagataaagccgtcgacaacccggatcgagtggttacgagtatcgatcctcgctgaagtatcttcggcctccactggtcaggagccgaactgcttctcataaactgaaaagaaaagaaaaaaagaaaggttatgcacaGTATATACACtgaagtatcactcacagtaattgcaaataacgctatccatccccggcaacggcgccatttgaaaggacctgggtgcgtaggtgtcgttcaagcaaggatatatcctactgatcaggatagagatcctaactaacctagaccttggtttcaaagattcctcaacccacttctactgatcagtatagtggtggtaagggtcgaatcccacagagatggtgcgttcttaaactaccgcggtgacaattggaagatttggttagctaccacgcttgggttgagtttctacctaggctggaacttaaaggaggtgttctactggtcagacggtaaggaaaacatttggaatgtaactgtgtacgtggaatggggagacaattttgtaacagaaaatatttggaaggtacgggtttctattttgggctaaacagaatattcagagtgtagtggaagtttgatgactaggctgacagggcttaactaaaagtgaaggacaaaagcaaaagcatctcgaaacgtaagtggtcccctccaattgaaatagacatcatcttcttcaacaaacacttccaaaattcagataacaattccagattcaacacggaaaactcagattaacaactcacaaacacagatccaaaactaagaaatcaaatctgaaatcaaacactgaaactggacttctgcatactggtcaacatgaaagaacgattcagaaattaaaactaagctttgcatgcaacgatctactttccgatcaaacagtacttgtttatctatcctaaagaaatttgttacgtaaacggaattgagagattcagcactttaaacaccgagaaactttagatctaagctaactaggcaagggaaataaagaaacaccacaataaacgaaacggaaatcaacttcatagcataaacacgttcggatcttcaacaaagtacttcaaaagcagaaagtatccaaaggcaaacaaaatccaacgtaaggaaagcgagaaatttaaaactacgaaagcaatgtaaaagtgttttgccactccgggcgatgagactctaaactacgatcttgctggctggaatggacgatgactggaattctgggaacatctgaacgtcaagtgatcatggctacggcgaggcaagaagcgggacacggctgaaagactgaaactaccgagaaaactttctacctaaagatggtggtgaatgagtgaatgtgtgtccctctctctccaatttggcttccttttatagggaggctacccttgattttagggtaaatcctcgttgcaatttgacttctttgcccttaattgtgggtaatccgtcccagctatccgtcttctccatctcaagccgttttagcacgaatactgatcagtatgagatcatgctggcgcctccttcacctgaacattccgaaacttccctactagctagaatgcttaacctccacactttaaacaactgttttgcaaatataatcaattaagcacatcatactgacccgtaaccaaggcctagaatacgacttatcatccATCCATAGTCACTCACCaccttttcactccatctccaAAACCTTAGGCCGCTAGCTGAAGGGGAATTCCAGCTGACGTAGCCAGCCAAGCAACAGTTTCGCAATGTTCAGGAGTTTAAGCATTTCATTTCACCGTTAACATTCCCATTTCAGTACTAGTTCTTGTTATTGTTTAGATTCCAGCTTCCCGTAGTTTAAACTTGTAGTTGATCTTGTTCTCGTTGTTAAATCGTACATTAaatctttttgttgttttgcattTCGATCTTACTTTTGTTCAAGTCACTAAGTTGTTTTGTTCGGTTCATATTTCGTCATTTCGTGTTTAAGTTTTGACGATTACTTAGTTTTTGCCTGGATTCGAGTAGATCTAATGTTTTCTTACGTGTATGAATGTTTTTTCGGTTACATTGCATGATTTCAAGGTTGTTCTCTTTCCGAAACCCTTGTTAGTTGgttagtttacgtagatctagGTCAATATCATTTCCGTTTGAGTTTTCTTCGAGTCCGCTATTGCATTTACATTTTCGAGCTTTAAGATTCATCCACGGAAGTTGTTGATTTCTGTTTAGTTTAGcttgatgaagaagaaaatgtccAGATCAAGAGCGCGTCAAAAAATATGTTTAAAGCTTTTTGTACTGGTTGCTTTTTAGCTTTTCTACATCTAGGTTGTTAGTTAGCCAGTGGTCTCCTGTTGCTTTTATCTTTTGTCTAGTCCTTTTTTCAGTAAGTTTCTTCCGGTCGTTTTTAATCCATGTGCACTGGTAGTTAATTTTCTCGCATTTTCGCATATCATGTCACATCATGATGCATTTTGACTCACACTCGACCTCTTGGTCAGTTTATGTACAACACTTGTTTTATTTCAGTCCACCACAGTTTAGGCAAACCAACCCTTCCAagatgtcatcgcaagtgtacaCGTCATCTCTATCTCTATGGGATCGATcattactccactatactagccagtagaggTGGGTTGGGGTTTTGATAAACATGGTTTAGGCACAGACCCGACGGCAAGACTAGGTGTAGGTACCCTCCTGACTAGTTGAAGCATACACGCGTTAAAAAGAATACATAAAACCTTGCACATATTAAAGAAAAAGTGGAGAACAAGAGATTAAATAGAGTAAAGACCGTTCATCTCCTCTAAGTTCTAGGCAAGGAAATCTTATCTAAGTTCTAGGTAAGGAAATTGAAGAAAGGTGTGGAAATTGAAATTGTTGTCTTGTGTGTTGATTTGCGCTGAACAACTTCTTTAATTATTATCTTGGGCGTATTGATTTGGGCAAAGACCGTTCCTCTCCTCTAAGTTCTTggcctttttttctttattccgGTCCAAACCCAAAATAAGTTCAGGGCGGGGTCGGGTTAGAGGTATCGATCATATGGTCGACGGCATGTCGAAAGTTCAAatgtagtataatttttggtattatggGATCGACGGTGGGGTCAGCGACCCCATCTCTATCCGTCATTGGCACATGTGTTGTTGGGTATGCTAATTTGATTGTTCCAAAGTTGTAGGCCAAAATTTCATCATTTGTGTGGTCTATTGTTGTTAAGTGAAATTATGCCCACCAAGTGTTTTTGATTTATCCTATTGACCTAAAACCTTTCTTTCATATATCTATTGGCTTCTAGAACTAGTGATTACTTGTCTGGTGGGTATATCTTGTTAGTGAATTGTGTTACCCTTATGGATTAATATATTTGAGAGCAAGTGAGGAAGAGTATCCTAGTCACCAAATTTCTAAGCCCTCCGAGTGACATTGGGTGTGCGTTTGGGAGAAACAGGATATACATTAACGGAAGTGACTCTTCACTAAATTCTCCATTCTCGGGTATATGTATTGTTTATGTTACTAACAGAGGGGACTTATCCCTAGTTTTGTACATTTTGCTTTATAGATACATCAAGATCGGTTCGTATGCCGGTCTACAATTGAGGAGGTGTTGGCCACCTTGACAAATAAGGTGGACAAGATAAATTGGAGTACGTCCACAATGCAAGCTAGTACCTCTACCATACTTATAGATAGTGTTGCTTTAAACAAGCAAGCTCATCTAAAGAACACTACTTCGAGTTGGAAGGATAAACTAAGATACCATGATGATGGACTTGATAAGGGGAGTAGAAGGGACTGAGTTCCAAAGTTCAATGGAGAGCCTCACTCTAGTAGGGTGAAAAATCATGATCGTTCTATAGTGTATGAGTGGTTAATAGGGGAGAAAATCTCAAGCAATGCAAAGAAGAGCTCTAACTCCCACATGGTGCGGTGACACAAGGCGAAAAGCCATCACACCAAAGAAGGTATACCTATATCATCCTATTTGTCTCATGAAGGTCCTGTTGGAGTTGTCATCAAATTTCATTCCTTTAAAGAGCTTGATTCAAAGTAGTGAAAGAAGTAGTCTATACTTCAAGTGTGACAATGTTGACAACGTTGGCAATTAGGATGAAAAGGAGTCCATGACCAAACATGAAGAAGAAATGCACCATATGGTGTGTCTATAGTAGAAGCCAACTACGAGTGCAAGCCAATAAAAGCCCTTCAAGTCTCAAGTATTGAACCGAAGCCACATGAGGTTGCTAGAGCATATGGTTACTCAAGGAATGAGCgagtgaaagaaaaaaaatataaagtttgcGAAAAGGTTAATTGTGAGATGCAAAAACCAAGAGAGAATGGTGGGGGTGAGTGTGAATCAAAGCTATCAAGAGAGAAAATCACAAGATTGTGAGAAAGAAATGTTACTTCTTAGATTCTAAAGTCAACCTTGGGAGGGCTCTAAATTACCCTATCATTTTTGCTGTTGGTGAGGAGAATGACCcttatttcactaactcttatGACTCGTTTGTCCTCATTGATGACTTTATGATGCAGGAATTAGAAGGATTGAGATGTGAACTCCAAGTCGTGGATGCACCGAGTAACTTCTTATTGGTAATGAGCTTATAGAAGCCATGTCAAGTTGAATCACCCCTTGGCCAAGGTTCAAGTAGAAAACTTTGAATTGTGATAATAACTCAATGAAACATGTTAATGTGATTAGTTCTCAAATGCTCATTTGTGTTGATAGACTTCTCACTTGTGGTTTATTTGACATGTGAAATTATAAACTTGGATCATTGCTTGCTAAGTCTAATTTAAAATGCTCATTGTTTTCTATGGTGATCGTATCGTGATAAAAAGCATTCACAATAGGGGCGTTGATATGCCGTTGTGCCATTGGCGTCTTTTGGAGGAGATGCGCCGACAGACGGCGCTCGGCAGACACAGCAAGGACGGGTAGTGCCGGACGTCGATCGCCGCACTATCAATGCTCATCCGATCGGtgtatattcattttttaaaattaattaaacctACAAAATACCCTAATCCCATTTCATTTTCCACCCAATTTTCTCACTTCTCTATTCCACACCCAATTTTCTTCTCTCTAAAAATTGGCATTCGGTGGTGAGGACCCAATAGATGAGCTCATTTCACAAGCCTTGTGGGATGAGACAAACCGCCAATCGAAACGACACAAGCAGGAAGAGTTGGAGCTGACGGTCCCTTAACTAATTCGGCATCGGCATACAATCAACCACGACCACATTGGGGCTACCAAACGGCTATTTATGGACTACTTTAATGACGAGCTGTGGTGGGGGCCCGTGTTTTTTCGTAGGCATTTCAGAATGCATCGATATCTTTTTGTGCACATTGTTCAGACGTTGTCGGCGTGTTACTTGTACATCCAGCAGCAGTCTGATGCCAGCGGTAGGCCCGGACTATCGCCGCTACAGAAGTACATTGCTGCAATTAGGCAGTTGGCTTATGGAGGACCGTCTGACATGTTCGATAAGTATCTTCACATCGGCGACACGACTGGCCGCGAATGTCCGAAGGAATTTTGTAAGGGCATCATCAAGACGTTTAGCTCCACATATCTTCGGAAGTCTACCCATGCCGACTCCAAGTACCTGCTTGATTTACACGGGAGGGTGCACGGCTTTCCTAGAAAGTTGTGCAGTGTAGATTGTttgcattgggaatggaagcAATGTTTGACCGcttggaaaggccagttcacggCCGAGTTCAAAGGAAAGTACCCGaagatgatcctcgaagccgtttCTAACCGCGACTGTGGATTTAGCATGCGTAATTCGACGTAGTCGGGTCTAACAACAACATCAACGTTCTACAATTGTCACCCTTTTTCAATGACCAATGCAGGGGTGTCGGCTCGACCATCAATTTCGAAGCCAACGACAACCATCATAATATGGCCTACTATTTggctgatgggatatacccCATGTGGCCCGTATTTTTTAAGGCAGTCATATGCCCAATAGAGCCGAATAGAGCTTACTTTGCGAAATGACAAGATGTTGCAtagaaggatgtggagcgggcatttggtacGCGATGGGTGATACGCTTAAATTTTtcactgttttaaggccattatttggtcccttttgagtgtcaaagatacattacatgtccattatttgcatattttatctattttggtattttaacgtgttttgtgataaatgtgcaaaataaagcctaaaaagatactccctccgtccccgattaattgtcattctttgaccgggcacgagttttaagaaatgtaaagaaaagttggttgaaaaagttagtggaatgtgggacccatttttttatattggttttataataaaatgtgagtgaagtgagttagtggaatgtgggacctacttaccatttatggtaaaaaaatgaagtgtgacaattattgagggacggaccgaaatggaaaagagtgacaattaatcggggacagagggagtagctaaaagtcgaagttggaaatctggagtatTCTAGGAGTCCAGCGTTTCGCTGCAACACAGCCAGCTACCGCTGGCCGTCAACGACAGCTGAACAAGTAGCTGTCCGCTTCAGAAAAGTTGAGCTGAAAAGaggaacacgcccagcgaccgctgggtcGTGACCGCTCCCGGAGATCCATAAGCTACAGGATGATTGCCAGCGACCGTTGTTCAAGAGACAGAAGCTACGAATCACTCGCTAGCGACCGCTGAACAAAGTGCAGCGCCCCGCTGGGGAAACGCGGCACACAGAATTAACCTACTTTCTCTCTAAGATTTACCATAATGTGTTGCATATTTGTCACAATTATGGGACACGAAAATAtggctataaataccccctcaagtTTCATCAAAGAGATCTTCTTTTGGCTACATAATTCCAGAGAATAATATTTGAGAGTTCTACTTTGTTCATCAAGTTCAAGGgttttgaagaaggattcaagagaaTATCAAGgttacaaggattcaacctttgggttttattactttagttcttatgttttctttgttttccctAAAAATTATGTCTTTAGATTATTCAATTATgcgtaactaaattcatagaattctagggatgtgttagtaacgactttagTTATATAATTCCTTTTTATTTAATCTccgttttgttcattacttcgcttctattctaagtgttggataattgcttcacgtttgagtgacacattctatgatgatttattgacttgctacataatcttgagaggaggttggcgagttagaagagcttagttgacactacaattagcttactttaaaacgacactgttaattgagagtgaggataTCTTGAGAGTCTACttgagcttttaggagttacaaatctaggattgacgcccctagtgtCTGTAATGTActttgtgccgcatgggcaatACTTATGTGACACTTTCTGGtgaagtatgaactgtgctagagtgttgtagttggaatttgtataaccataactgtgaaagcacatccatggaattcccttatctcatttgttttctctttgtgtGTTATCTACAATCGTTGTTTACTTTTGTTTCTACAAgtttgtattttcaaaaattcaaaacCTTTTGTTTTTCCAAATTGTAGAAGAAGCTTATTAGAAGATAGGCAATTTGTGATCATtttccatgtgttcgatatccggtactaacctttagctatactatatataccatgtatacttgcaggattatttagtgctaattgcttatgatattaaatttatatgtgTATTATAGTTCGGTTGTACTTCACGTGCTCCTTACTTGGTAGTACAAGTTTTATTATTTGATAATAAGATTTTCTTAGTGATGGGGCCATGTATTCAATAGGCATAATCCACGTGGTGATGTGAAAGCTAGACGATATAGACCTTAAAATCCTTAGTAAGCCTAGTCCGTCTTCTAGAACTATGATATTTGATTTGGGCTTACTCGATTTTGTAGGTATGATTGGTCGGGATTTGAGGATGAATCCTTCAAAAGAAAGAGGGAATGATGTGAATCCAAGTGTTCAAACAATACAACATCATCGAGAGTCATGGATTGATGGGAATCTGAGAAGAGGGTGAAGACATGACAAGAAGCTAAGGCAGAGCTTGGGTCTAATTCAAACAGTACCTTGGACACCTCAATCGATGCCCGAATAAgaaagttattgacattttatgaagaATGCACAAAGCAGTACAAACCCAACGAACCCATAAGAGTATTTAGTTTACTTTCTCTTATGTTTTTGATTGAATCTTTTGTATTGAACTTGGGTTTCACCacgaacatgagtagctaaatacATATTGTAGAATTCCTGGTGAAGATGCATTAATTTCATAAGTTTATATTCGATTGATTTCTCCTTTACCTTGCTCTTATTGTTGTTTGGATTATTTCTTGTGTTTTCTTCATTCAATAGATTAGCTACCCCTTGAATGTGTTAgagttaattaaattaatcaagagatgaaataattaacatagAAATCAGATTAATCTACACTTTAAACAATAGAACTCAAGAGAGTTCAGGCTTTACGTGAGGTCATTGGTTTTAGTTGTTTTTGGGAGTTAGATGTTATAGATTTAAAGGGGACTTTGATCCTAACTTCTAATGTatggatttctcacctcgggagggggttttaTCTACTTTCGTGATCGACCTAATAGCTCTAGAGACACTAAAAGGTAAGCTAGCTaggaattgtgcatcggatcgtTGAATTCTACATTTTCTCCATATCATCAcatcttattattattttcttgttcttgttttcttagttgttagaacaaaaACCTTCCTTTGACTTATCTAGATAGTAGTAGTTAAAGTTGGTCTGTTGTAGTAGTTAGGTTGATACAAATAGTCTATGTAAGATGTTATTCTTATTTTCCATCAAAGCAATAATCTAATATACTCGTGGGTAGTTTTTGTAGTAAAATATAATTGAGTCAAACACGATCTTCTCTCTATAATAATTATATCATCATTGTTAACAAGAAATTTATTGCTAATACTTATTTTTGGTTATTACTTTATTTcaacattaattttaaattttaaaaatttgtcatttaATGAACTAAGAATgcaattatgaataaaaataaactgaagtaattaattaataaaaaataaatattggagtgttagagcatctgcaacggtggacggacggcgtccgtccgtgccagcagcACGGAGGAGGTCGTCCGCCGCTgtgctcgcgccgctggcacagcgctgctcgatgcatcgagcacgtctgtgccagcgagcagctgacgtggcgtgctacgattgggcaacgacatagccgttgcctttgaatattttttttaattctgtatttaattataaaaaccgattaaaaaaatattttccaaattccaaaaatatggccgtttttttacctgttttttctgtatttattttatttttttccctaaaatcatctataaatacacacattcatcatccatttatcacatcaaatcatctctcattcatctcccATTCATAATTTTCATACAATATATCatcaccttcatctctcactcaaaacctcaaatggatttcacccatcttatggcggaagcggagcgcgaagaacaagaatactacgaacaacatcgtgccgcttatgaagcatatgtcgcagagaatacccccgctcctcctcctcaacgaactagatcaactcgccgctacatccatcgtgactgggagggagcccacgaaaggctcgttgccgactattttgccgaccagccgcggtttccggcagattacttcaggcgctgttttcgcatgtcaaagcgattgtttatgcgaattgtcaacacattgtccgcacgtgttgaattcttccaaacaggtccagatgtaGTCgaccggcaaagtatcacgccaactcgctactgggcaaatggccgacctcttcgacgagtatttgcatgtcggtgagtccactggaatcctttgtctaaaatttttttgcgagggcgttcgtacaactttcggtgatgaattccttcgggtacccaccaccgatgattgc is part of the Salvia splendens isolate huo1 chromosome 6, SspV2, whole genome shotgun sequence genome and encodes:
- the LOC121808941 gene encoding uncharacterized protein LOC121808941; the protein is MHRYLFVHIVQTLSACYLYIQQQSDASGRPGLSPLQKYIAAIRQLAYGGPSDMFDKYLHIGDTTGRECPKEFCKGIIKTFSSTYLRKSTHADSKYLLDLHGRVHGFPRKLCSVDCLHWEWKQCLTAWKGQFTAEFKGKYPKMILEAVSNRDCGFSMRNST